The genomic DNA ATGATATGTGTAAAAGTATCAGTCAGAAAATGGTGATTAAAGAAGTGAAATTAGTAGAAAAAACGGGAGGAAAATCTGATATAAAAAATGGATAAACACCAAAAACATACAAATTTAGAAAGACGAAATAATGATACTTTTGCACCAAATGAAATTTCAGTTTTAGGTACAAATTGTAATGCTATTTCAGATTTAGTTCATAAAGTATCACAGAAATTATCTAAATATAAATTAGCTTATTTTGATGCTTCTCATGCAAAAGATGTCAAAAAAAACAAGTTGTCGGAATATGTATTTCACCACGAAGGAAATGTACAAATAACCACTTCTGGCAATGTAAATAAGTTTCAGCAACGTTTAGATTTTGCTCAATTCGATTGTGTTTTTATAAACGGAAATCATTATCAAGGCGCAAAACAAATTTTAGTTTTAGATGAAGCTAAAGAAGCTTCTGTATTAAAAAGATTAACACAATTAGACCGTATTCAGTTTGTCATAAAGTTAACGAAAGACACAGCGTATTTTTCTTTTCTTGAAGAAAAAATTCCGAACATAAAAAACATGATTTGCTATACAATCGATGAAGTTGATAAAATTTCAAATCATATTAATAATCTGATTCAAGAAAAAATTGCACCTGTAAAAGGGTTGGTTTTAGTTGGTGGAAAAAGCACTAGAATGGGGCAAGATAAATCGGATTTGAATTATTTTGGAAAACCTCAAAAGGAAGCTGCTAAAGAATTATTAGAAAATAATAATTTAGAAACCTTTTATTCGGTTCAAAATTCATTAAATAAAGAAAATGAGATTTCAGATAAATTCATCAATCTTGGTCCTTTTGGTGGCATTTGTTCTGCATTTCAAAAAGATCCAAATACTGCTTGGTTTGTACTAGCAACAGATGTTCCTTTTATAAATGAAGAAATTATTCAGGCTTTATTACAACACAGAAATCCGAGTAAAGTAGCCACAGCAATTAAAGGAAAAGGCAAGGAGTTTCCAGAACCTTTAATTACTATTTACGAACCAAAAGCGTATCCGATTTTATTACAATATTTAGCACAAGGATATTCTTGTCCGCGTAAAATGTTAATTAATTCTGATGTTGAAATTGTAGAAATTGACGATTATTTTATCAGAAATATAAATACGCCTGAAGAATTTGAAGTGGCTAAAAAGGAACTCTCGAATTCGTCTTTGGGAGGAAAAATGACGAAGTAATCTGTTAATTAAAAGAACGAATATTGAATAAATTAATTGCTTCGTTCCTCACAATGACAAAAAATGAAACCAACAAAAAAAGAACTTTTTAAACGTCAGACTACTTTACAAGAAATTGGAGAAGTCGGACAACAAAAATTACAAAACGCTTCTGTTTTAGTAGTTGGTTGTGGCGGTTTGGGAAGTCCGATTGCGGTGTATTTAGCTTCTAGCGGAATTGGGAAAATTCATTTGGTAGATTTTGATACAATTGATATCACTAACTTACACAGACAAGTTTTCTTTTCTTTAGAGGATGTTGGTAAATCTAAAGCCGAAGTTTTATCAACATTTATAAAAAAAAGAGCACCTTTTACAGCAGTAAGTTTTACAACCAAACCAATTACAAAAGAGAATGTTTTCGAGTTGCTAGAAAACGTAGATATTGTGGTTGATGGAACAGATTCATTACCAACAAAATATCTTTTAAACGATGCTTGTGTTCTTAAAAATAAGCCAATGGTTTATGGTTCTTTGTATAAGTTTGATGGGTATGTTGCTACCTTTAATGTCTTGCAAAAA from Polaribacter sp. ALD11 includes the following:
- a CDS encoding NTP transferase domain-containing protein, with product MDKHQKHTNLERRNNDTFAPNEISVLGTNCNAISDLVHKVSQKLSKYKLAYFDASHAKDVKKNKLSEYVFHHEGNVQITTSGNVNKFQQRLDFAQFDCVFINGNHYQGAKQILVLDEAKEASVLKRLTQLDRIQFVIKLTKDTAYFSFLEEKIPNIKNMICYTIDEVDKISNHINNLIQEKIAPVKGLVLVGGKSTRMGQDKSDLNYFGKPQKEAAKELLENNNLETFYSVQNSLNKENEISDKFINLGPFGGICSAFQKDPNTAWFVLATDVPFINEEIIQALLQHRNPSKVATAIKGKGKEFPEPLITIYEPKAYPILLQYLAQGYSCPRKMLINSDVEIVEIDDYFIRNINTPEEFEVAKKELSNSSLGGKMTK